The following are from one region of the Periophthalmus magnuspinnatus isolate fPerMag1 chromosome 5, fPerMag1.2.pri, whole genome shotgun sequence genome:
- the LOC117370543 gene encoding macrophage-stimulating protein receptor-like isoform X3, with protein sequence MIKWTALLWIILWISQNARGQGLCPNSVRQQVDFNIIYQNLTYYQAEKPIQNIAINTEDKQIYIGSQNIIEGIDSHLQKIWEVKTGPIGSPDCQTCKLADVEIDPSDPVDTDNEVLLIDPTAYLFPYLYVCGSTEHGICYIIDYSQPLEKPQCLYKQWQNTQFICPDCVASPLGTRMIIVEQGATSYFFVANTVNDKVTEKYPRRSISVLRPLSTEDGFELVMSGFTVLPNLRQSYKIDYIYSFATEDFVYFLSLQREDASKSNSPFRTHLGRLPVGIHEVWMYREVVLECRYVPKRRRRETASNVVFNGLQAAYYGHVGKELAKQLGLDVGEKVLYGVFAPVSETGRIGKESMLCVFSLKQANQAIEEGVESCCSTGTEQLSRGLCHFQMCENCPHENSNNTCTTMPTMVSKPFYRLDVFNSEMKNVLFTSVLITIHEQLTLGHFGTSDGRILQIILTLSSPTVYANYSLGSTQVSRTAAVSEDSLLFVVGNKLFKVPSTGPGCAHFVTCAKCLTAPVFMNCGWCSGVCSQKHECSSQWSQDSCPPIITEFYPNVAPAGGETELTLCGWDFMTQPPLSITDQTHIITVGLGSPCTPLPLQSSSTKLVCKIHKHSPTDNVNITLQVRETSGPGRFSIQGQTQMSGFSFVVPTLTEVTPDYGPRFGGTLVTLRGSYLNCGNKQQVLIGDKPCDIKSVKDETDSTSLIVCQTASASAVGKVPVKVLIDNFEIDSSKQFDYRVNPTIISIQPHCSFKSGSKLWIKGYNLTSAHKTVIQYNSPNPFLPKSFHLQQVCSGPVNASHMECMAPAFPEDLVQEKSYSGLLSVHMDGKSQLWSGRFDYHPDAKVIPFESDDHVLQLKPGDTEVSLHHHKLNTCMKIAMTIGGVDCNPQVLSNELTCRIPKGVVIPTEGLPVKVIVNGDVHDVGTVLINEGNTSTVIAGVVMGIIAALVVGAGLALAVMIHLKKKKRANIENRLSTMISRSRMDSNYEFSPTVDLSSQTSGSGMAFQGLLYAASHDHLAMPLMPRDNISMVSLSSELLEEVKDVLIPAEMLRVETNQIIGKGHFGTVYHGYLIDSSKQETHCAVKSLNRISDLREVDQFLREGIIMKAFHHPNILSLLGIMLPKEGLPLVVLPYMKHGDVRHFIRSEKRNPTVKDLIGFGLQVAKGMEYLAQKKFVHRDLAARNCMLDETFTVKVADFGMARDIYDKEYYSIQDHKTVKLPVKWMAIESLQTQKFTTKSDVWSYGVLMWELLTRGASPYPDVDPYDITHYLLKGRRLPQPQFCPDALYTLMLMCWDPEPDHRPSFHSLVSEVQHILSYLQGEHYINLKVTYVNLDQPRPYPPMTDSADELEEDSDRDNPSED encoded by the exons ATGATCAAGTGGACCGCCTTACTATGGATAATACTATGGATATCACAAAATGCCCGGGGACAGGGCCTTTGTCCCAACTCTGTACGACAACAGGTAGATTTCAACATAATCTACCAAAACCTCACTTACTACCAAGCAGAAAAACCTATTCAAAATATAGCCATAAACACAGAAGATAAACAGATATACATTGGCTCTCAAAATATCATTGAAGGCATTGATAGTCACTTGCAGAAAATTTGGGAGGTGAAGACAGGTCCTATTGGGAGTCCAGACTGTCAAACTTGTAAGTTGGCTGACGTTGAAATCGACCCCTCAGACCCAGTGGATACCGATAATGAAGTTTTGCTCATTGACCCTACTGCATATCTGTTTCCCTATTTATACGTTTGTGGGAGCACTGAACATGGGATATGCTACATTATTGATTATTCACAACCACTGGAAAAACCTCAATGTCTCTACAAACAATGGCAAAACACACAGTTTATTTGCCCGGATTGTGTTGCTAGCCCGCTTGGTACAAGAATGATTATAGTAGAACAAGGTGCCACTTCATATTTCTTTGTGGCAAATACAGTGAATGATAAAGTGACGGAAAAGTACCCAAGAAGGTCCATATCTGTGCTCAGACCACTTTCTACTGAGGATGGATTCGAGCTGGTAATGAGTGGATTTACAGTGCTTCCAAATCTTCGACAATCGTATAAAATTGATTACATCTACAGCTTTGCCACTGAGGATTTTGTCTACTTTCTGTCACTGCAAAGAGAGGATGCATCAAAAAGTAACTCGCCTTTCCGAACCCACCTTGGACGGTTACCTGTTGGGATTCATGAGGTGTGGATGTACAGAGAAGTTGTGCTTGAGTGTCGTTATGTCCCAAAacgaaggaggagagagactgcAAGTAATGTGGTATTCAATGGACTACAAGCTGCATATTACGGACATGTAGGGAAAGAATTGGCAAAACAACTGGGTTTGGATGTGGGGGAAAAAGTACTCTATGGGGTATTCGCTCCAGTCAGTGAAACAGGACGCATCGGTAAAGAGTCAatgctgtgtgtgttttcattgaAACAAGCGAACCAGGCCATAGAGGAGGGAGTGGAGTCGTGCTGCTCCACTGGCACTGAGCAGCTGTCCAGAGGGCTGTGCCACTTCCAGATGTGTGAAAACTGTCCACATGAG aacTCTAATAATACCTGCACTACAATGCCGACGATGGTGTCCAAGCCGTTTTACAGACTGGATGTGTTTAACAGTGAGATGAAGAACGTTTTGTTTACCTCTGTTCTGATCACCATCCACGAGCAACTCACTCTGGGACACTTTGGGACGTCTGATGGAAGAATACTGCAG ATTATTTTGACATTGTCCAGTCCCACAGTTTATGCAAACTATTCTCTGGGAAGTACTCAAGTCTCAAGAACTGCAGCCGTATCAGAAGACTCCCTTCTGTTTGTGGTTGGAAACAAG TTGTTCAAGGTGCCCTCCACAGGACCTGGATGTGCTCACTTTGTCACTTGTGCAAAGTGTCTGACTGCTCCCGTCTTTATGAACTGTGGCTGGTGTTCAGGAGTCTGCTCCCAAAAACACGAGTGCAGCTCACAGTGGAGCCAAGACTCCTGCCCACCCATCATTACAGAG TTTTACCCAAATGTGGCCCCTGCTGGTGGGGAGACTGAGCTGACACTGTGCGGTTGGGACTTTATGACGCAGCCTCCTCTCAGCATCACTGACCAAACCCACATCATCACTGTGGGATTAGGCAGCCCCTGCACCCCCCTGCCCCTACAGAGCAGTAGTACTAA ACTGGTATGCAAGATCCACAAACACAGCCCTACGGATAATGTAAACATAACTCTACAAGTGCGTGAGACGTCAGGGCCGGGACGATTCTCAATACAAGGCCAAACTCAAATGTCTGGCTTCTCCTTTGTG GTGCCAACTTTAACCGAAGTAACACCAGACTATGGGCCCAGGTTTGGGGGGACATTGGTGACACTAAGAGGCAGCTATTTGAACTGTGGGAACAAGCAGCAAGTTCTTATTGGAGACAAACCATGTGACATCAAAAG tgtaaaggaTGAAACCGATTCTACATCTTTGATCGTGTGCCAAACAGCGTCTGCGTCGGCTGTAGGAAAAGTCCCTGTCAAAGTGCTCATTGATAATTTTGAAATAGACAGCTCTAAACAGTTTGACTACAGAGTCAATCCAACCATAATCTCCATACAACCtcactgcagttttaaaag TGGCTCCAAACTCTGGATCAAAGGCTATAACCTGACCTCTGCGCACAAAACTGTCATTCAGTACAACTCGCCCAACCCTTTTCTGCCAAAATCTTTTCATCTTCAACAA GTCTGCAGTGGTCCGGTCAATGCCTCTCATATGGAGTGCATGGCTCCGGCGTTTCCTGAGGATTTGGTGCAGGAAAAGTCTTACTCCGGTCTTCTGTCGGTTCACATGGACGGAAAAAGTCAGCTGTGGAGTGGACGATTCGACTATCATCCCGACGCCAAAGTCATCCCTTTTGAGAGCGATGACCACGTGTTACAGCTAAAGCCAGGAGACACAGAGGTTTCACTGCAT CATCACAAACTGAACACTTGTATGAAGATCGCCATGACGATTGGAGGAGTAGACTGTAACCCTCAGGTTCTGTCTAATGAGCTCACCTGCAGAATCCCCAAAGGAGTGGTCATTCCCACTGAAGGACTGCCAGTCAAA GTAATTGTGAATGGAGATGTGCACGATGTGGGGACTGTGCTAATCAATGAAGGCAACACCAGCACAGTGATCGCTGGAGTGGTTATGGGAATAATCGCTGCTTTAGTCGTAGGAGCTGGCCTTGCTTTAGCTGTCATGAtccatttgaaaaagaaaaagagag CTAATATTGAGAATCGTTTGTCCACAATGATTTCTCGGAGCCGGATGGACAGCAATTATGAATTCTCCCCAACAG TAGACCTGTCCAGTCAAACATCGGGCTCAGGTATGGCATTCCAAGGTTTATTGTACGCTGCCAGCCACGACCACCTGGCAATGCCCCTGATGCCCCGGGACAACATCTCTATGGTCAGCCTGAGCTCGGAGCTGCTGGAGGAGGTCAAAGACGTGCTCATCCCTGCAGAGATGCTCCGAGTGGAGACCAACCAGATCATCGGAAAAG GGCACTTTGGCACAGTCTATCATGGATACTTGATTGACAGCAGCAAACAGGAGACCCACTGTGCAGTTAAATCACTGAACA GAATTTCAGATCTCAGAGAAGTGGACCAGTTCTTACGGGAGGGAATAATAATGAAAGCCTTCCATCACCCTAACATCCTGTCTCTACTGGGCATCATGTTGCCTAAAGAAGGGCTCCCCCTGGTGGTGCTGCCTTATATGAAACACGGAGATGTGCGTCACTTCATCCGCTCAGAGAAAAGG AATCCCACAGTGAAAGATCTGATAGGGTTTGGGCTACAGGTGGCCAAAGGAATGGAGTATTTGGCTCAGAAGAAGTTTGTTCACAGAGACCTGGCTGCACGAAATTGCAT GCTGGACGAAACTTTCACAGTAAAAGTGGCAGACTTTGGCATGGCAAGAGACATCTATGACAAAGAGTACTACAGTATACAGGATCACAAGACGGTCAAGTTACCAGTGAAGTGGATGGCCATCGAAAGCCTCCAAACACAGAAGTTTACTACCAAATCGGACGTG TGGTCCTACGGTGTCTTAATGTGGGAGCTGCTAACCAGAGGTGCCAGCCCGTATCCAGATGTCGACCCCTATGACATCACGCATTATTTGTTAAAGGGACGCAGGCTTCCTCAACCTCAGTTCTGCCCTGATGCACt ATACACCCTGATGTTGATGTGCTGGGACCCTGAGCCCGACCACAGGCCCTCCTTCCACAGCCTGGTGTCAGAGGTGCAGCACATCCTGTCCTacctgcagggggagcactACATCAATCTGAAAGTCACATATGTCAACCTGGACCAGCCGAGACCATACCCCCCCATGACCGACTCTGCTGATGAACTGGAGGAGGATTCAGACAGGGACAATCCAAGTGAGGACTGA
- the LOC117370543 gene encoding macrophage-stimulating protein receptor-like isoform X4 — MIKWTALLWIILWISQNARGQGLCPNSVRQQVDFNIIYQNLTYYQAEKPIQNIAINTEDKQIYIGSQNIIEGIDSHLQKIWEVKTGPIGSPDCQTCKLADVEIDPSDPVDTDNEVLLIDPTAYLFPYLYVCGSTEHGICYIIDYSQPLEKPQCLYKQWQNTQFICPDCVASPLGTRMIIVEQGATSYFFVANTVNDKVTEKYPRRSISVLRPLSTEDGFELVMSGFTVLPNLRQSYKIDYIYSFATEDFVYFLSLQREDASKSNSPFRTHLGRLPVGIHEVWMYREVVLECRYVPKRRRRETASNVVFNGLQAAYYGHVGKELAKQLGLDVGEKVLYGVFAPVSETGRIGKESMLCVFSLKQANQAIEEGVESCCSTGTEQLSRGLCHFQMCENCPHENSNNTCTTMPTMVSKPFYRLDVFNSEMKNVLFTSVLITIHEQLTLGHFGTSDGRILQIILTLSSPTVYANYSLGSTQVSRTAAVSEDSLLFVVGNKLFKVPSTGPGCAHFVTCAKCLTAPVFMNCGWCSGVCSQKHECSSQWSQDSCPPIITEFYPNVAPAGGETELTLCGWDFMTQPPLSITDQTHIITVGLGSPCTPLPLQSSSTKLVCKIHKHSPTDNVNITLQVRETSGPGRFSIQGQTQMSGFSFVVPTLTEVTPDYGPRFGGTLVTLRGSYLNCGNKQQVLIGDKPCDIKSVKDETDSTSLIVCQTASASAVGKVPVKVLIDNFEIDSSKQFDYRVNPTIISIQPHCSFKSGSKLWIKGYNLTSAHKTVIQYNSPNPFLPKSFHLQQVCSGPVNASHMECMAPAFPEDLVQEKSYSGLLSVHMDGKSQLWSGRFDYHPDAKVIPFESDDHVLQLKPGDTEVSLHHHKLNTCMKIAMTIGGVDCNPQVLSNELTCRIPKGVVIPTEGLPVKVIVNGDVHDVGTVLINEGNTSTVIAGVVMGIIAALVVGAGLALAVMIHLKKKKRANIENRLSTMISRSRMDSNYEFSPTDLSSQTSGSGMAFQGLLYAASHDHLAMPLMPRDNISMVSLSSELLEEVKDVLIPAEMLRVETNQIIGKGHFGTVYHGYLIDSSKQETHCAVKSLNRISDLREVDQFLREGIIMKAFHHPNILSLLGIMLPKEGLPLVVLPYMKHGDVRHFIRSEKRNPTVKDLIGFGLQVAKGMEYLAQKKFVHRDLAARNCMLDETFTVKVADFGMARDIYDKEYYSIQDHKTVKLPVKWMAIESLQTQKFTTKSDVWSYGVLMWELLTRGASPYPDVDPYDITHYLLKGRRLPQPQFCPDALYTLMLMCWDPEPDHRPSFHSLVSEVQHILSYLQGEHYINLKVTYVNLDQPRPYPPMTDSADELEEDSDRDNPSED; from the exons ATGATCAAGTGGACCGCCTTACTATGGATAATACTATGGATATCACAAAATGCCCGGGGACAGGGCCTTTGTCCCAACTCTGTACGACAACAGGTAGATTTCAACATAATCTACCAAAACCTCACTTACTACCAAGCAGAAAAACCTATTCAAAATATAGCCATAAACACAGAAGATAAACAGATATACATTGGCTCTCAAAATATCATTGAAGGCATTGATAGTCACTTGCAGAAAATTTGGGAGGTGAAGACAGGTCCTATTGGGAGTCCAGACTGTCAAACTTGTAAGTTGGCTGACGTTGAAATCGACCCCTCAGACCCAGTGGATACCGATAATGAAGTTTTGCTCATTGACCCTACTGCATATCTGTTTCCCTATTTATACGTTTGTGGGAGCACTGAACATGGGATATGCTACATTATTGATTATTCACAACCACTGGAAAAACCTCAATGTCTCTACAAACAATGGCAAAACACACAGTTTATTTGCCCGGATTGTGTTGCTAGCCCGCTTGGTACAAGAATGATTATAGTAGAACAAGGTGCCACTTCATATTTCTTTGTGGCAAATACAGTGAATGATAAAGTGACGGAAAAGTACCCAAGAAGGTCCATATCTGTGCTCAGACCACTTTCTACTGAGGATGGATTCGAGCTGGTAATGAGTGGATTTACAGTGCTTCCAAATCTTCGACAATCGTATAAAATTGATTACATCTACAGCTTTGCCACTGAGGATTTTGTCTACTTTCTGTCACTGCAAAGAGAGGATGCATCAAAAAGTAACTCGCCTTTCCGAACCCACCTTGGACGGTTACCTGTTGGGATTCATGAGGTGTGGATGTACAGAGAAGTTGTGCTTGAGTGTCGTTATGTCCCAAAacgaaggaggagagagactgcAAGTAATGTGGTATTCAATGGACTACAAGCTGCATATTACGGACATGTAGGGAAAGAATTGGCAAAACAACTGGGTTTGGATGTGGGGGAAAAAGTACTCTATGGGGTATTCGCTCCAGTCAGTGAAACAGGACGCATCGGTAAAGAGTCAatgctgtgtgtgttttcattgaAACAAGCGAACCAGGCCATAGAGGAGGGAGTGGAGTCGTGCTGCTCCACTGGCACTGAGCAGCTGTCCAGAGGGCTGTGCCACTTCCAGATGTGTGAAAACTGTCCACATGAG aacTCTAATAATACCTGCACTACAATGCCGACGATGGTGTCCAAGCCGTTTTACAGACTGGATGTGTTTAACAGTGAGATGAAGAACGTTTTGTTTACCTCTGTTCTGATCACCATCCACGAGCAACTCACTCTGGGACACTTTGGGACGTCTGATGGAAGAATACTGCAG ATTATTTTGACATTGTCCAGTCCCACAGTTTATGCAAACTATTCTCTGGGAAGTACTCAAGTCTCAAGAACTGCAGCCGTATCAGAAGACTCCCTTCTGTTTGTGGTTGGAAACAAG TTGTTCAAGGTGCCCTCCACAGGACCTGGATGTGCTCACTTTGTCACTTGTGCAAAGTGTCTGACTGCTCCCGTCTTTATGAACTGTGGCTGGTGTTCAGGAGTCTGCTCCCAAAAACACGAGTGCAGCTCACAGTGGAGCCAAGACTCCTGCCCACCCATCATTACAGAG TTTTACCCAAATGTGGCCCCTGCTGGTGGGGAGACTGAGCTGACACTGTGCGGTTGGGACTTTATGACGCAGCCTCCTCTCAGCATCACTGACCAAACCCACATCATCACTGTGGGATTAGGCAGCCCCTGCACCCCCCTGCCCCTACAGAGCAGTAGTACTAA ACTGGTATGCAAGATCCACAAACACAGCCCTACGGATAATGTAAACATAACTCTACAAGTGCGTGAGACGTCAGGGCCGGGACGATTCTCAATACAAGGCCAAACTCAAATGTCTGGCTTCTCCTTTGTG GTGCCAACTTTAACCGAAGTAACACCAGACTATGGGCCCAGGTTTGGGGGGACATTGGTGACACTAAGAGGCAGCTATTTGAACTGTGGGAACAAGCAGCAAGTTCTTATTGGAGACAAACCATGTGACATCAAAAG tgtaaaggaTGAAACCGATTCTACATCTTTGATCGTGTGCCAAACAGCGTCTGCGTCGGCTGTAGGAAAAGTCCCTGTCAAAGTGCTCATTGATAATTTTGAAATAGACAGCTCTAAACAGTTTGACTACAGAGTCAATCCAACCATAATCTCCATACAACCtcactgcagttttaaaag TGGCTCCAAACTCTGGATCAAAGGCTATAACCTGACCTCTGCGCACAAAACTGTCATTCAGTACAACTCGCCCAACCCTTTTCTGCCAAAATCTTTTCATCTTCAACAA GTCTGCAGTGGTCCGGTCAATGCCTCTCATATGGAGTGCATGGCTCCGGCGTTTCCTGAGGATTTGGTGCAGGAAAAGTCTTACTCCGGTCTTCTGTCGGTTCACATGGACGGAAAAAGTCAGCTGTGGAGTGGACGATTCGACTATCATCCCGACGCCAAAGTCATCCCTTTTGAGAGCGATGACCACGTGTTACAGCTAAAGCCAGGAGACACAGAGGTTTCACTGCAT CATCACAAACTGAACACTTGTATGAAGATCGCCATGACGATTGGAGGAGTAGACTGTAACCCTCAGGTTCTGTCTAATGAGCTCACCTGCAGAATCCCCAAAGGAGTGGTCATTCCCACTGAAGGACTGCCAGTCAAA GTAATTGTGAATGGAGATGTGCACGATGTGGGGACTGTGCTAATCAATGAAGGCAACACCAGCACAGTGATCGCTGGAGTGGTTATGGGAATAATCGCTGCTTTAGTCGTAGGAGCTGGCCTTGCTTTAGCTGTCATGAtccatttgaaaaagaaaaagagag CTAATATTGAGAATCGTTTGTCCACAATGATTTCTCGGAGCCGGATGGACAGCAATTATGAATTCTCCCCAACAG ACCTGTCCAGTCAAACATCGGGCTCAGGTATGGCATTCCAAGGTTTATTGTACGCTGCCAGCCACGACCACCTGGCAATGCCCCTGATGCCCCGGGACAACATCTCTATGGTCAGCCTGAGCTCGGAGCTGCTGGAGGAGGTCAAAGACGTGCTCATCCCTGCAGAGATGCTCCGAGTGGAGACCAACCAGATCATCGGAAAAG GGCACTTTGGCACAGTCTATCATGGATACTTGATTGACAGCAGCAAACAGGAGACCCACTGTGCAGTTAAATCACTGAACA GAATTTCAGATCTCAGAGAAGTGGACCAGTTCTTACGGGAGGGAATAATAATGAAAGCCTTCCATCACCCTAACATCCTGTCTCTACTGGGCATCATGTTGCCTAAAGAAGGGCTCCCCCTGGTGGTGCTGCCTTATATGAAACACGGAGATGTGCGTCACTTCATCCGCTCAGAGAAAAGG AATCCCACAGTGAAAGATCTGATAGGGTTTGGGCTACAGGTGGCCAAAGGAATGGAGTATTTGGCTCAGAAGAAGTTTGTTCACAGAGACCTGGCTGCACGAAATTGCAT GCTGGACGAAACTTTCACAGTAAAAGTGGCAGACTTTGGCATGGCAAGAGACATCTATGACAAAGAGTACTACAGTATACAGGATCACAAGACGGTCAAGTTACCAGTGAAGTGGATGGCCATCGAAAGCCTCCAAACACAGAAGTTTACTACCAAATCGGACGTG TGGTCCTACGGTGTCTTAATGTGGGAGCTGCTAACCAGAGGTGCCAGCCCGTATCCAGATGTCGACCCCTATGACATCACGCATTATTTGTTAAAGGGACGCAGGCTTCCTCAACCTCAGTTCTGCCCTGATGCACt ATACACCCTGATGTTGATGTGCTGGGACCCTGAGCCCGACCACAGGCCCTCCTTCCACAGCCTGGTGTCAGAGGTGCAGCACATCCTGTCCTacctgcagggggagcactACATCAATCTGAAAGTCACATATGTCAACCTGGACCAGCCGAGACCATACCCCCCCATGACCGACTCTGCTGATGAACTGGAGGAGGATTCAGACAGGGACAATCCAAGTGAGGACTGA